A region from the Aegilops tauschii subsp. strangulata cultivar AL8/78 chromosome 5, Aet v6.0, whole genome shotgun sequence genome encodes:
- the LOC141023168 gene encoding protein FAR1-RELATED SEQUENCE 5-like, translating to MEDKIANFMEKEKQDPDLFYKIKLDGEDRVMNMYWIDGAARRAYKKFHDCVSFDATYLTNMYKMTCAPFISINNHIQSLHFGCGFIRNEDAGSYIWLFKTFKECMGGLESMSIIIYQDFSMRAGIEEVFPNTIHRHSRWHVIKKAEETLGPFFGKRLELHKACELCVDHSLTPEEFERSWKEMIDKYQVEDNETL from the coding sequence ATGGAGGACAAAATTGCAAACTTCATGGAAAAAGAGAAGCAAGATCCTGATTTATTCTACAAAATTAAGCTGGACGGGGAGGACCGCGTGATGAACATGTATTGGATAGATGGTGCAGCGCGCAGGGCATACAAGAAATTTCATGACTGTGTGTCCTTCGATGCAACATATCTGACCAATATGTACAAGATGACATGTGCTCCATTCATTAGCATAAACAACCACATCCAATCGCTGCATTTCGGGTGTGGGTTTATTAGGAACGAGGATGCTGGCAGTTATATTTGGCTATTCAAAACTTTCAAGGAATGCATGGGCGGGCTTGAATCGATGAGCATCATAATATACCAGGATTTCAGTATGCGTGCAGGTATTGAGGAAGTGTTCCCTAACACAATACACAGGCACAGTAGGTGGCATGTTATTAAGAAAGCAGAAGAAACATTGGGTCCTTTTTTTGGTAAAAGACTGGAACTGCACAAAGCATGTGAATTGTGTGTTGACCACAGTTTGACACCAGAAGAATTCGAGCGAAGCTGGAAAGAAATGATAGATAAATACCAGGTTGAGGACAACGAAACACTATAA
- the LOC141023169 gene encoding uncharacterized protein, which yields MTSSGSSSYNSFAGLDPADIHDCVPVVLYATNATYFAWKMYFSLLFRENNLVDHVDGSVDSRATVRDSEWTAIDATLTRWFFTTISKDLFHTVVTMDDQSIDDYCRRLKLLVDELRDIGAKVDDDLLLSTLIAGLNEDFGNATSNLSLIPEPSFPKFVAYLRLEERRMKGVKERVQHHALAAGTSRGAPPPAAPPAPAPHHQPAP from the exons ATGACTTCCTCCGGCTCCTCCTCCTACAACTCCTTCGCCGGACTGGACCCCGCTGACATCCACGACTGCGTCCCCGTCGTCCTCTATGCCACCAACGCCACGTACTTCGCGTGGAAGATGTACTTCTCGTTGCTCTTCCGCGAGAACAACCTCGTGGATCACGTTGACGGCTCCGTCGACTCCCGCGCCACGGTGCGCGACTCCGAGTGGACCGCGATCGACGCCACGCTCACCCGGTGGTTCTTCACCACCATCTCGAAGGACCTGTTTCACACGGTCGTGACGATG GATGATCAGTCTATCGATGACTACTGCCGCCGCCTGAAGCTGTTGGTGGATGAGCTCCGTGACATTGGCGCCAAGGTTGATGACGACCTCCTCCTCAGCACGCTCATCGCCGGCCTCAACGAGGACTTCGGTAACGCCACCTCCAACCTCTCCCTCATACCGGAGCCCTCCTTCCCCAAGTTCGTGGCATACTTACGGTTGGAGGAGCGCCGGATGAAGGGGGTCAAGGAGCGGGTGCAGCACcacgccctcgccgccggcaccTCGCGGGGTGCCCCTCCACCGGCCGCCCCGCCCGCGCCTGCGCCCCATCACCAGCCGGCGCCCTAG